Proteins from a genomic interval of Treponema brennaborense DSM 12168:
- the ftsH gene encoding ATP-dependent zinc metalloprotease FtsH — protein MNNKISPQPVKKGNFGFMFFVVVLIGAGIFFILNGQNARFPEISYSEFLAEIKNGSVTEVKITDERIIEGVARSSNFSQGASKSYFKTVIPYGDTQLMPLLAEHNVVVVGAESSTGFFRAILDFLPIIIMVFFFIFIFRQNASQSAKGMQFGRSRARVYSGGKKITFADVAGQEEAKNELSDVIDFLKNPQKYLDMGAKIPTGILLVGNPGTGKTLLARAVAGEAGVAFLHISGSDFVEMFVGVGASRVRDLFEQGRRMAPAIIFIDEIDAVGRARGAGLGGGHDEREQTLNQMLVEMDGFESKDGVIILAATNRPDVLDPALLRPGRFDRQVTVSLPDIKEREAILGVHAAKIPLGDDVDLKRVARSTPGMSGADLASLVNEAVLFAAGKNQRNVTSVEFEEARDKLLMGVARKSMVLPETEKRMTACHEAGHALPYYYLEHVSPLHKVSIIPRGRALGVTVGIPEEDSYSHTGSWLHDQLVVLYGGYAAEKLTYGDTTTGTQNDIERATELARKMVCEWGMSPDIGAISYGQEEEPIFMGRDIARHKSYSEETSCKIDAAVARILDTAYRNAYDLLEAHRDQLTALTDALVDRETMDDADIRALLGFEPRPAKA, from the coding sequence ATGAATAATAAGATTTCGCCGCAGCCGGTAAAAAAAGGCAACTTCGGATTTATGTTTTTTGTCGTCGTGCTGATCGGCGCCGGTATTTTTTTTATCCTGAACGGGCAGAATGCCCGGTTTCCCGAAATTTCGTATTCGGAATTCCTTGCCGAAATTAAAAACGGCTCCGTTACGGAAGTGAAAATTACCGACGAGCGGATAATCGAAGGCGTCGCCCGTTCGTCCAATTTTTCGCAGGGTGCTTCCAAATCGTATTTTAAGACGGTCATTCCGTACGGAGACACGCAGTTGATGCCGCTGCTTGCGGAACATAACGTAGTCGTCGTCGGTGCCGAAAGTTCCACCGGTTTTTTCCGGGCGATACTCGACTTTCTTCCGATTATCATAATGGTGTTCTTTTTCATATTCATTTTCAGACAGAATGCGTCGCAGAGTGCGAAAGGTATGCAGTTCGGCAGGAGCCGCGCGCGCGTTTATTCCGGCGGAAAGAAAATTACGTTTGCCGACGTTGCCGGCCAGGAAGAAGCGAAAAACGAACTTTCCGACGTGATAGATTTTTTGAAAAATCCGCAAAAATATCTCGATATGGGGGCGAAAATTCCGACCGGCATTCTGCTTGTCGGAAATCCCGGTACGGGTAAAACGCTTCTTGCCCGCGCGGTTGCCGGTGAAGCGGGCGTTGCGTTTCTGCACATATCGGGAAGCGATTTCGTCGAAATGTTCGTGGGCGTCGGTGCGAGCCGCGTCCGCGACCTGTTCGAGCAGGGACGCAGAATGGCGCCGGCGATCATTTTTATAGATGAAATCGACGCGGTCGGCCGCGCGCGCGGCGCAGGACTCGGCGGCGGCCACGACGAGCGCGAACAGACGCTGAATCAGATGCTGGTGGAAATGGACGGTTTTGAAAGCAAAGACGGCGTGATCATTTTAGCCGCGACGAACCGGCCGGACGTACTCGATCCGGCGCTGCTGCGTCCCGGCCGCTTCGATCGACAGGTAACCGTTTCCCTGCCTGATATCAAAGAGCGCGAAGCGATTCTCGGCGTGCACGCCGCGAAAATTCCGCTCGGCGACGACGTCGATCTGAAACGGGTCGCCCGTTCTACGCCCGGTATGAGCGGCGCCGATTTGGCAAGTCTGGTGAACGAAGCCGTTCTGTTCGCCGCGGGTAAAAATCAGCGGAACGTTACTTCGGTAGAATTTGAAGAAGCGCGGGACAAACTGCTTATGGGCGTGGCCCGTAAATCGATGGTTTTGCCGGAAACCGAAAAGCGCATGACCGCCTGTCACGAAGCCGGCCACGCGCTGCCGTATTATTACCTTGAACACGTGTCGCCGCTGCATAAAGTGTCGATCATTCCGCGCGGCCGCGCGCTCGGCGTTACCGTCGGAATTCCCGAAGAAGATTCATATTCGCACACCGGCAGCTGGCTGCACGATCAGTTGGTCGTGCTGTACGGCGGTTATGCAGCCGAAAAACTGACGTACGGCGATACGACGACCGGTACGCAAAACGACATCGAACGGGCGACGGAACTCGCCCGGAAAATGGTGTGCGAATGGGGCATGTCGCCCGATATCGGCGCGATTTCATACGGACAGGAAGAAGAACCGATTTTCATGGGACGCGACATCGCCCGGCATAAATCGTATTCCGAAGAAACTTCGTGTAAAATCGACGCTGCGGTCGCGCGTATTCTTGATACGGCGTATCGAAACGCGTATGATTTACTGGAGGCGCACCGCGATCAGCTGACTGCGCTGACCGACGCGCTCGTAGACCGCGAGACGATGGACGATGCCGATATTCGGGCGCTGCTCGGTTTTGAACCGCGGCCGGCAAAAGCGTAG
- a CDS encoding peptidylprolyl isomerase: protein MKEAEKGKFSADTRKKEHKPMKKVFLSIGSILILILAAVSFIFIPAMVQGSGTELPPFGRFNKKPIEYKTGSYFASMVQYYSEQMKNNGSQLDESAYFSIFNTAFSSTVLNMAFTQAVEASGYIVPDAAIDRSMLPYFYDSNGVYSPKIFRDTPDTDKIELRNQIANGLVYQRYYDDSFGSQSEALGDSPLYGIKTASAETPFLQRMGERQRSFEYAAFKTADYPRTEAAAWGMQNPDLFTKYDMSVVSVSDENTAKKLLKQLQNNELVFEDAVAEYSRNYYSSTDGKVVNSYRYQLKSIMKDEQSLNELTGLEPGAISGVIPTVNGFSIFKLNAPAVDADFTDSAMIETVYSYMNSYEAGVIERYYVDTAKDFAAVATRSGFDAACAQYGLTKGALDAFPLNYNDNPLLKTMSAADTALAGASLNDNFLKTAFSMQKDEISSPIVVNKNVIVLKMTEEITVPAEQNSTVSILYPYYITQFDQSSVQSAIMSSDKLQNDFIQVYFNNFMKY from the coding sequence ATGAAAGAAGCAGAAAAAGGAAAATTTTCAGCCGATACTCGAAAAAAAGAACATAAACCCATGAAAAAGGTTTTTCTGAGCATCGGTTCCATATTGATTTTGATTCTTGCGGCCGTTTCGTTCATTTTCATTCCGGCGATGGTACAGGGCTCCGGAACGGAACTGCCGCCTTTCGGTCGTTTCAATAAAAAACCCATTGAATATAAAACGGGATCGTATTTCGCCTCTATGGTGCAGTATTATTCCGAGCAAATGAAAAATAACGGAAGCCAATTGGACGAATCGGCATATTTTTCCATATTCAACACCGCGTTCAGTTCAACCGTTCTGAATATGGCTTTTACCCAGGCGGTGGAAGCGTCGGGCTACATCGTACCCGACGCGGCGATCGACCGTTCCATGCTGCCGTACTTCTACGATTCAAACGGAGTGTATTCTCCCAAAATTTTCCGCGACACACCCGATACGGACAAAATCGAACTGCGGAACCAGATTGCGAACGGTCTCGTCTATCAGCGTTACTACGACGACTCGTTCGGTTCGCAGTCCGAAGCATTGGGAGATTCGCCGCTGTACGGAATAAAAACCGCTTCCGCGGAAACGCCGTTTCTCCAGCGCATGGGAGAACGTCAGCGGAGTTTTGAATACGCGGCGTTCAAAACGGCGGATTATCCCCGTACGGAAGCTGCGGCATGGGGGATGCAGAATCCCGATCTGTTCACCAAATACGATATGTCCGTCGTTTCCGTCTCAGATGAAAACACCGCCAAAAAACTGCTCAAACAGCTTCAGAACAACGAATTGGTTTTTGAAGACGCCGTTGCCGAATATTCGCGCAATTATTACAGCAGTACGGACGGGAAAGTGGTCAACTCGTACCGGTATCAGCTGAAAAGCATCATGAAGGACGAGCAGTCGCTGAACGAATTGACCGGACTCGAGCCCGGAGCGATCAGCGGCGTCATTCCGACAGTCAACGGATTTTCCATTTTCAAACTGAACGCGCCGGCCGTCGACGCCGATTTTACCGACAGTGCGATGATTGAAACCGTGTACAGTTATATGAATTCGTACGAAGCGGGCGTTATCGAAAGATATTACGTCGATACGGCCAAAGATTTTGCCGCCGTCGCGACGCGCAGCGGATTTGATGCCGCCTGTGCGCAGTACGGTCTCACGAAAGGGGCGCTTGATGCGTTTCCGCTCAATTACAACGACAATCCGCTGCTGAAAACGATGTCCGCCGCGGATACCGCGCTCGCCGGCGCTTCTTTGAACGATAACTTCCTGAAAACGGCGTTCTCCATGCAGAAAGATGAAATTTCAAGCCCAATCGTCGTCAACAAAAACGTTATCGTCCTGAAAATGACCGAAGAAATCACGGTGCCGGCTGAACAAAATTCAACGGTGTCAATTCTGTATCCGTATTATATCACTCAGTTCGATCAGTCGTCAGTACAGTCCGCCATCATGTCGAGCGACAAACTGCAGAACGATTTCATACAAGTATATTTCAACAATTTCATGAAATACTAG
- a CDS encoding S1C family serine protease produces the protein MNKVFLSVCASVLLFASCASEPDVYVPFDYSQNDVVRNEIGTVRGMLADKPVTALWRVFLLKRNGAGSGDVVGEIAALYDECAAVVAAGCVASEASDDVLNALRLYTSLEAVQYPLLSEIPFSAESLASRVVRSVPGLGGAVGSAGNAASDAVPVSAPAKVSSFINGTVTVWVDLGIRVTKGVGYADRVIGSGFFIDPSGYIVTNYHVIQSEVDPAYEGYSRLYVKLAEDSDTRIPAKVVGWDPVLDLALLKVEVDAPFSFSLGSSADLDIGDRIFAIGSPVGLERTLTSGIVSAVDRKLFTVGSIMQIDAAVNSGNSGGPIIDGKGNVQAIVFAGMLAYEGLNFAIPVEYLKAELPLLFKGGKREHGWIGAFGKDIKADPITGRPAGLEVQYVMPGGSAHRSGIAAGDVITAVNGTAVDGLDAFQSALLHMMADTIVTVDTVKADGGSETFTVYIEARPENPGYLIYRSDVTAKAFIPIFGMELTPVSVSDKKKYTVTNILKGSSADEAGFSVYDPVELIKIEITPDKDGIFVQVYTKKRKSGYLDVNIAVGAQLDSPYYF, from the coding sequence ATGAATAAAGTCTTTTTGTCCGTTTGCGCGTCGGTTTTACTGTTCGCCTCCTGTGCGTCCGAGCCGGACGTATACGTTCCGTTCGATTATTCACAAAACGACGTCGTCCGCAATGAAATCGGTACCGTCCGCGGAATGCTTGCGGACAAACCGGTTACCGCGCTGTGGCGCGTTTTTCTGCTGAAACGGAACGGCGCGGGCAGCGGCGACGTCGTCGGCGAAATAGCGGCTCTGTACGATGAATGCGCGGCCGTCGTCGCGGCCGGCTGCGTTGCAAGCGAAGCTTCCGACGACGTGCTGAACGCGCTCCGCTTGTATACATCGCTCGAAGCGGTGCAGTATCCGCTGTTGTCCGAAATTCCGTTTTCCGCGGAATCCTTGGCTTCCCGCGTCGTGCGTTCCGTTCCCGGATTGGGCGGAGCGGTCGGTTCCGCCGGAAACGCTGCCTCCGACGCCGTACCGGTTTCCGCGCCTGCGAAGGTGTCGTCGTTCATAAACGGAACCGTCACCGTATGGGTCGATTTGGGAATCCGCGTGACGAAAGGCGTCGGCTACGCGGATCGGGTCATCGGTTCCGGATTTTTCATCGATCCGAGCGGTTATATCGTTACCAATTATCACGTTATCCAGTCGGAAGTTGATCCGGCGTACGAAGGGTATTCCCGTCTGTACGTAAAACTTGCCGAAGATTCGGATACTCGCATACCCGCGAAAGTGGTCGGTTGGGATCCGGTGCTCGACCTCGCGCTGCTGAAAGTCGAAGTGGACGCACCGTTCTCGTTTTCACTCGGTTCGTCTGCGGATTTGGACATCGGAGACCGGATTTTTGCAATCGGTTCTCCGGTCGGTTTGGAACGGACGCTGACGTCGGGTATCGTTTCGGCGGTGGACCGGAAACTGTTTACGGTGGGCAGCATCATGCAGATCGACGCCGCCGTTAATTCCGGAAATTCCGGCGGTCCTATCATAGACGGCAAGGGGAACGTGCAGGCGATCGTTTTTGCGGGAATGCTCGCATACGAGGGGCTTAATTTCGCCATTCCCGTCGAATATCTGAAGGCCGAATTACCGCTACTTTTTAAAGGCGGAAAGCGCGAACACGGATGGATAGGCGCTTTCGGCAAAGACATCAAGGCCGATCCCATTACCGGGCGGCCTGCGGGGCTTGAAGTGCAGTACGTCATGCCCGGAGGCAGCGCGCACCGTTCCGGCATAGCCGCCGGTGATGTTATCACCGCAGTGAACGGCACTGCGGTGGACGGACTCGACGCGTTTCAGTCGGCGCTGCTTCATATGATGGCCGATACGATCGTTACCGTTGATACGGTAAAAGCGGACGGCGGCAGTGAAACGTTCACCGTGTATATAGAAGCCCGTCCCGAAAATCCCGGCTACCTCATTTACCGCAGCGACGTGACGGCGAAAGCGTTCATTCCCATTTTCGGCATGGAGCTGACGCCGGTTTCGGTGTCCGATAAGAAAAAATATACGGTGACGAATATTCTGAAAGGCAGTTCCGCTGATGAAGCGGGATTTTCCGTGTACGATCCGGTGGAACTGATCAAAATCGAAATAACTCCGGATAAAGACGGCATTTTCGTTCAGGTGTACACGAAAAAGCGCAAAAGCGGATATCTTGACGTAAACATCGCCGTCGGTGCGCAGCTGGACAGCCCGTACTATTTCTAA
- the lepA gene encoding translation elongation factor 4 produces the protein MTDLSRKRNFCIVAHIDHGKSTLADRLIQKARIIDDRQFQNQILDNMDIERERGITIKSQAVTIPYVGVDGVSYELNFVDTPGHVDFSYEVSRAIASCEGALLLVDAAQGVESQTLSNMYLALEHDLEIVPVINKIDLPAADIPGVKHQIEHDLGLDGESAVLVSAKTGKGVDELFEAIISRFPPPSGDPAGKLRALIFDCHYDPYRGVIVHIRMIDGSLKNGQIIRFMHSGTEYKVETVGIFRIKLEETGELSAGDVGYIIAGIKTVADVRVGDTITLADNPATEILPGFKEVKPVVFSSIYPIDSNDYEELRDSMEKLTLNDASLIYEKDASLALGHGFRCGFLGLLHLEVVQERLERDYGQSVIFTAPSVRYLVTLTSGEEKYIDNPADYPEQGRISAAQEPYIKASIITPATYLGSIMALCTEKRGIQTNMQYLDEKRVEITYEMPLAEVLFDFYDRLKSYSRGYASFDYDVIGYRATDLVKIDILINGKSVDALAQLSFKGNAYDRARHVCAQLKEEITRQQFKIAIQGAIGSQIIARETVNALRKDVLAKCYGGDISRKRKLLEKQKEGKKRMKMVGDVELPQSAFLAVLKSKEE, from the coding sequence ATGACTGATTTATCCCGCAAAAGGAATTTTTGTATCGTTGCCCATATCGATCACGGCAAGTCTACGCTGGCGGACCGTTTGATCCAGAAAGCCCGTATCATCGACGACCGTCAATTCCAGAATCAAATTCTCGACAACATGGATATTGAACGCGAGCGCGGTATTACGATCAAAAGTCAGGCCGTAACGATTCCGTATGTCGGAGTCGACGGCGTTTCGTATGAACTGAATTTTGTCGATACGCCGGGGCACGTCGACTTTTCATATGAAGTGTCGCGGGCGATAGCCTCCTGCGAAGGCGCGCTGCTGCTCGTGGACGCGGCGCAGGGCGTTGAGTCGCAAACGTTGTCGAACATGTATTTGGCGCTGGAACACGATCTTGAAATCGTTCCCGTTATCAATAAAATCGATTTGCCGGCTGCCGATATTCCGGGCGTAAAGCATCAGATCGAGCACGATTTGGGGCTCGACGGTGAAAGCGCGGTACTGGTGTCGGCAAAAACCGGCAAAGGCGTGGACGAACTGTTTGAGGCTATCATTTCCCGGTTTCCTCCGCCGTCCGGAGATCCCGCCGGAAAACTGCGCGCGCTCATTTTCGACTGTCATTACGATCCGTACCGCGGCGTCATCGTGCATATCCGCATGATAGACGGTTCCCTGAAAAACGGTCAGATTATCCGCTTCATGCACAGCGGAACCGAATACAAAGTCGAAACCGTCGGTATTTTCCGGATCAAACTTGAAGAAACGGGTGAATTGTCTGCCGGAGACGTCGGTTATATCATAGCCGGAATCAAAACGGTTGCCGACGTTCGGGTCGGAGACACGATCACTCTTGCCGATAATCCGGCGACGGAAATTCTGCCGGGATTCAAGGAAGTGAAGCCGGTCGTTTTTTCTTCCATTTATCCGATCGATTCAAACGATTATGAAGAATTGCGCGACAGTATGGAAAAATTGACGCTGAACGACGCGAGTCTGATTTATGAAAAAGACGCGTCGCTCGCACTGGGGCACGGATTCCGCTGCGGCTTTTTGGGATTGCTTCATTTGGAAGTCGTTCAGGAACGGCTCGAACGAGATTACGGCCAATCGGTCATATTTACCGCACCGTCCGTCCGATATCTGGTTACGCTGACAAGCGGTGAAGAAAAATATATCGACAATCCGGCTGATTATCCCGAACAGGGACGCATTTCGGCAGCGCAGGAACCGTACATAAAAGCGTCGATCATTACTCCCGCGACGTATTTGGGATCCATTATGGCGCTGTGCACCGAAAAGCGCGGTATTCAAACGAACATGCAGTATCTTGATGAAAAACGGGTTGAAATCACGTACGAAATGCCGTTGGCGGAAGTGCTGTTCGATTTTTACGATCGGCTGAAAAGTTACAGCCGCGGTTACGCGTCGTTCGACTACGACGTTATCGGGTATCGGGCGACGGATCTGGTAAAAATCGACATTCTGATAAACGGTAAAAGTGTGGACGCACTCGCGCAGCTTTCGTTCAAGGGTAACGCCTACGACCGCGCGCGGCACGTGTGCGCGCAGCTGAAAGAAGAAATAACCCGGCAGCAGTTCAAAATAGCCATTCAGGGCGCGATCGGCAGTCAAATCATCGCACGCGAAACGGTGAACGCGCTGCGCAAAGACGTTTTGGCAAAATGTTACGGCGGCGATATTTCACGTAAACGCAAATTGCTTGAAAAACAAAAAGAAGGCAAAAAGCGGATGAAAATGGTCGGCGACGTCGAACTGCCGCAGTCCGCGTTCCTCGCCGTGCTGAAATCGAAAGAAGAATAG
- a CDS encoding MATE family efflux transporter: MGVMPVNKLIITMSVPMMVSMLVTALYNVVDSIFVSMIGEYALTAVSLAFPIQNLMIAIATGTGVGINALLSMNLGRKDFDAVNRTASNGVFLAVCSYVLFLLFGLFFVRVYFESQTDIPEIIEFGCDYMKICAIFCFGLFGQITFDRLLQSTGKTLYTMFTQGLGAVVNIILDPIMIFGLFGFPAMGVAGAAVATVIGQIAGMFMSIIFNLKKNHEITFAFRSFRPNLQTIRGIYSVGFPSIIMVSIASVMTFGMNIILMAFSSTAVAVFGVYFKLQSFVFMPVFGLNNGMIPIISYNFGARNRHRIMKTVKLCVIYAMGMMIVGFALFHLCTGFLLSMFNASPEMTAIGIPALRIISISFLFAGFCIICGSVFQALGNGVLSLIVSVARQLVVLLPIAWLLSRTGDISAVWWSFPIAEIASLICSTVFLRYIYKKEVKPLPAGAD, translated from the coding sequence ATGGGCGTTATGCCCGTAAATAAACTTATTATCACGATGTCGGTACCCATGATGGTTTCCATGTTGGTAACGGCGCTGTACAACGTCGTGGACAGTATTTTCGTTTCGATGATAGGCGAATACGCACTGACCGCGGTTTCGCTTGCCTTTCCGATCCAGAATCTGATGATTGCGATTGCAACGGGTACGGGCGTCGGTATAAACGCGCTGCTGTCCATGAACTTGGGGCGCAAGGATTTCGACGCCGTTAACCGAACCGCCTCGAACGGCGTGTTTCTTGCCGTATGCAGTTACGTTTTGTTTTTACTGTTCGGCCTGTTTTTCGTGCGTGTTTATTTTGAAAGCCAGACGGATATTCCCGAAATCATCGAGTTCGGCTGTGATTATATGAAAATCTGCGCCATATTCTGTTTCGGTTTGTTCGGACAAATTACGTTCGACCGGCTGCTTCAGTCCACCGGCAAAACGCTGTATACGATGTTCACGCAGGGGCTCGGTGCGGTCGTCAACATAATTTTGGATCCGATTATGATATTCGGACTTTTCGGCTTTCCGGCGATGGGCGTCGCGGGAGCCGCCGTTGCGACCGTTATCGGTCAGATTGCCGGTATGTTCATGTCGATCATATTCAATCTGAAAAAAAACCATGAAATAACGTTCGCCTTTCGTTCCTTCCGGCCGAATTTGCAGACTATCAGGGGAATCTATTCCGTCGGATTTCCGTCGATCATCATGGTATCCATTGCGTCGGTAATGACGTTCGGCATGAATATAATCCTGATGGCGTTTTCTTCGACGGCGGTGGCCGTGTTCGGCGTTTATTTCAAATTGCAGAGTTTCGTGTTCATGCCGGTATTCGGATTGAACAACGGTATGATTCCGATTATTTCATACAATTTCGGTGCACGGAACCGGCACCGCATTATGAAAACCGTCAAATTGTGCGTTATCTACGCGATGGGGATGATGATCGTCGGATTCGCGCTTTTTCACCTATGCACCGGGTTCCTTCTGTCGATGTTCAACGCGTCGCCGGAGATGACCGCCATCGGTATTCCCGCGCTCCGCATCATCAGCATCAGTTTCCTGTTCGCCGGGTTCTGCATTATCTGCGGATCGGTGTTTCAGGCGCTCGGCAACGGTGTGCTCAGTCTGATCGTTTCCGTTGCGCGGCAGCTGGTCGTATTGCTGCCGATTGCCTGGTTGCTGTCTCGAACCGGCGATATCAGTGCGGTGTGGTGGTCGTTTCCGATCGCCGAAATCGCGTCGCTCATCTGCAGCACGGTATTTTTACGCTACATATATAAAAAAGAAGTTAAGCCGCTTCCCGCCGGAGCCGATTAA
- a CDS encoding 6-hydroxymethylpterin diphosphokinase MptE-like protein, whose protein sequence is MNSADIRDEPCLVQTGRGLSVLYGNRYLYSRYDPAAAAERLADSVQLREDTLILCFSPILGYGLQTLAAKLRQNCRICVVEADPLLFKLYECASYPKGTLVVAPKDVPRLPQILERRNAADSFGNLFPPPGTFRRCLRLDFSAAPALREQTYRQIHQAADGAIASFWKNRLTLIRMGRTYHRNLFRNLGLLPSSKPFAAGSVGKPIVVAGAGPSADGVLDAIAALPPDTRNRLYIIAVDAALGALLGRRLVPDAAATVECQFAIQKAYYGAAGKRIPLFADMTSRSAAVRPATHPANGESGSGSTGGPVVFFSSAFADTGFLDTLRAAKLLPQAVPPLGSVGLAATEIALMLRADISVPVFVTGLDFAFPPGKTHCRGTPQLQTVLIEQNRLSPCGNPAAAYRNGVSAVSKRAGNVVTDRALAGYGALFADRYGTVPNLFDLACIGLPLGLPVRTIGDFVSFTAALPDSPAHAAAGGSGDDTGSDAAACRQAVLDFYDKEETALEKLKSYLVRGGATDAQLRELLLNREYLYLHFPDGFKPSTDVPFLKRVRAEIDFFLKDIRSGRKNVRAGTRPETEN, encoded by the coding sequence ATGAATTCTGCAGATATACGCGACGAGCCCTGTCTGGTGCAAACCGGGCGGGGCTTGTCCGTTTTATACGGAAACCGATATCTTTATTCGCGCTACGACCCGGCAGCGGCAGCGGAACGGCTCGCAGATTCCGTGCAGCTGCGTGAAGACACGCTGATTTTATGTTTTTCACCGATTCTCGGATACGGACTGCAAACACTCGCCGCCAAGCTGCGGCAAAATTGCCGTATCTGCGTCGTGGAAGCGGATCCTCTCCTTTTCAAATTATACGAGTGCGCTTCGTATCCGAAAGGAACACTGGTCGTCGCGCCGAAGGACGTTCCGCGGCTACCGCAGATACTGGAACGGCGCAACGCAGCCGACAGTTTCGGGAACCTTTTTCCGCCGCCGGGCACGTTCCGCCGCTGTCTGCGGCTCGATTTTTCCGCCGCGCCCGCCCTGCGGGAACAGACGTACCGGCAGATACACCAAGCCGCGGACGGTGCGATCGCTTCGTTTTGGAAAAACAGGCTGACCCTCATTCGCATGGGGCGGACGTATCATCGGAATCTGTTCCGAAATCTGGGACTTCTGCCTTCGTCGAAGCCGTTCGCCGCCGGCTCCGTCGGAAAACCGATCGTCGTCGCCGGCGCGGGCCCTTCCGCGGACGGCGTGCTGGATGCGATCGCGGCGCTGCCGCCGGATACGAGAAACCGCCTGTACATCATCGCGGTGGATGCGGCGCTCGGCGCGCTGCTCGGCCGGCGCCTTGTTCCCGATGCGGCGGCGACGGTCGAATGCCAGTTCGCAATCCAAAAAGCCTACTACGGCGCCGCCGGGAAACGGATTCCCCTATTCGCCGATATGACGTCGCGCAGCGCCGCTGTACGGCCGGCGACGCACCCCGCGAACGGTGAAAGCGGCAGCGGAAGCACCGGCGGCCCGGTCGTTTTTTTCAGCTCGGCGTTTGCAGACACCGGTTTTCTGGACACGCTGCGAGCAGCAAAATTATTGCCGCAGGCCGTACCGCCGCTCGGCTCGGTCGGGCTTGCGGCAACGGAAATCGCGCTCATGCTGCGCGCGGACATATCGGTTCCGGTATTCGTTACGGGGCTTGATTTCGCCTTTCCACCGGGAAAAACGCATTGCCGAGGCACGCCGCAGCTGCAAACCGTGCTTATCGAGCAAAACAGGCTTTCGCCGTGCGGGAACCCGGCCGCTGCGTACCGAAACGGCGTTTCAGCGGTTTCAAAGCGCGCCGGAAACGTCGTAACGGACCGCGCGCTCGCCGGTTACGGAGCGCTTTTTGCCGACAGATACGGGACGGTTCCGAATCTGTTCGATCTCGCGTGCATCGGACTGCCGCTCGGCCTGCCGGTTCGTACGATCGGCGACTTCGTTTCGTTCACCGCCGCCTTGCCCGATTCCCCGGCACACGCTGCGGCCGGCGGGAGCGGCGACGATACCGGTTCCGATGCCGCCGCGTGCAGACAGGCCGTACTCGACTTCTACGACAAAGAAGAAACGGCGCTTGAAAAACTGAAATCATACCTCGTACGCGGCGGCGCGACCGACGCGCAACTGCGCGAACTGCTTTTGAACAGGGAATATCTGTATCTGCATTTTCCCGACGGATTCAAGCCGTCGACGGACGTTCCGTTTTTGAAACGAGTACGGGCGGAAATAGATTTTTTTCTGAAAGACATTCGATCGGGGCGGAAAAACGTCCGCGCCGGAACACGTCCGGAAACGGAAAACTGA